The DNA sequence CTACTGAATAATTTTGGAAATCCTGGTTATATTTTTGCATCCAATGAAACACTTCATTTGCCTTTTTTGCccctaaatttgtaattgtgTTCGATGTACTTTTACTGCTTCAAGCGTGCCATGCTTAGTAGTCTCTTTTCAATCAAGAAATTGGGCgtatgttttatttcttgtgcatatttttattatcttatGCCCTCTGGATTCTAGGACCCCTGTCGGCCAGGAGTAAGAGATGCTGTACGACTTTGTCAAAAAGCTGGTGTTAAGGTACTCTTTTCTGgttaagattttgttttcaatacGGTGTTGTGAATTACTACTGTCTCTGCGCTCAAAACATTATCTATCAGTCAGCATATTTATTTAGTGCTTTTTGCATATATGCGCATGCATGCTTTTGTGAGATGTAATTTTTACTATGTTTGAGCTTGAGTTTTGGGAATATTGGCGGAATTTTGTGACAGAGAAATCTGAAAAATTAAAGGCAGACTCAAACATAGCAGAGAAAACTAGAGAATTCACTATAACACCTCAGAATTCTAACTATGATCTTGAATATAAATTCACTAGCCTTTTTAGATAATATCTGCTGGAACTTCATTAGAATAGCATGcaaatattagaaattaagaaacaaaagctAATTCAACCAATAAAACTATTACTTACAAACAAGCTTGAAATTAAGAAATCTAATTGTAATTAGATTTCAGTATGATGTTTTTAAGACGATCATTATACTTTCATTCAGTTGAAGTCCTGAATTTACTTCCTGCTTTAAATCTCTATCACTTGCTTTCTTTGAAGACCCGTTCTCTCTAAATGGGATTAtccatgttttgtttttatcttttaccATGTGTCTCTTGTATTCTTTACATATATTCGTTTCTTCATTAGCTAGGGGGCATCCTATATTACAGGCGGCACAAGGGTCTTGTTTCAGTTGGGTGGACTATTGTACTCACCAAATTCTTTTCCATGCGTAGGTACGAATGGTCACTGGTGATAATGTCCAAACTGCTAGAGCTATTGCACTGGAATGTGGAATACTTGGTTCAGATTCAGATGCTACTGAACCAAATCTTATTGAAGGAAAAGCATTCCGTGCCCTGACTGATGCCCAAAGAGAGGAAATTGCTGAGAAAATATCAGTACGTTGTTTGGATCTTATTGAACACCCctcaattttaagaatttgCTTGGTTGCGTAAAGAGTTACAACTGAGACTGATTTTAACTTTTCTGGCTGTTTTAAGGTGATGGGTCGGTCCTCTCCCAATGATAAGCTTCTCCTTGTGCAAGCCTTGAGAAAGAGAGGACATGTAGTTGCTGTTACTGGAGATGGTACAAATGATGCTCCTGCATTACATGAGGTTCTGCTACTATCTACATAGACTATAGCCACTATTTTCCAATCAGATGTAAAATTAGAGTCGAGcatctttaataataatagtagtGTTTTTGTTCGACTGGTCCTTTGCTGCAGAGTGTGAATACTTTATTACAAACTGCTTGGTGTTGAGAGATTAGACAATTTGATCTTGGAATTTTATGCCTGATAATTGTAGTTTCTGGCTtgctatttttcattttgttcgtTGTTCTAAATGCTACTCTTTTGGAGTGTAGGCAGATATTGGCCTTGCAATGGGTATCCAGGGGACAGAAGTTGCTAAAGAAAGCtcagatattattattttagatgaCAACTTTGCTTCAGTTGTGAAGGTCAGTCTTGGTTTTAGAGCTTttacttcaattttatttttttggttcgtCAGAGAAGTTCTAGCACTGACGTGCCTCATCAGTATAACTAATGTCGCCTTTGATGCATGGTCAAAGGATATCTCCCCACTAACTTGCGACTTCTGTATCCATATTTTTGGTATCTTTTGATATTGtgaatttcatttatatattatgCCTATGGACTAaactaaaattcttaaatttgagTGGCTGGGATCTAACTGGCACTAGTTGAATTTCTTCATACATAATCTATAAGTTTGGTGATCTTTTTTCTGCTTGCTTTAACAATTTGTTATTAAGGCCTTGAGTCAATTTGCAAAAAGTTTTACTTCCCAATTCTCATTTTTCGACTTACATCAGTTTCCTAAAATATTGTAACCCACTTGTTTTGATCCTTATTATAACAACTATCCAGAAAATATGAAAGCTTGTGTGcaatcatttatatttttaagaaaagggGGGAAAACGAGATAAAATATCATCAGTATTATTCTATAAATATCTCTATGAAATTGTTCTGGAACTTTTTTTGCTGTGTCCATTGTATTTGCCCATCTTGAAAGTTGTGCACAATGAAATTCAGCTGAACAAATGGCTCGCTCCTTATATTTAATGATGAAAAATAAGTAACGTAGATATGAAAGTTTTATTTCTAAAGCATTTTGCTTGAGCTTAGCAATTGGTAATGCATGAGAATGAGATGACAGACGTGCAATTATTTATGTTCTttaaaaaggggaaaaagagagaaaatagcATCAGTATTGTTCTATCTCTCTCTGTGTGTGGTCTCGTATGAAGAAGCCTTTTCATTCATTGTCGGCTGGATGCAGGTTGTGAGGTGGGGCCGATCAGTATATGCAAATATTCAGAAATTCATCCAGTTTCAGCTCACTGTCAATGTTGCGGCACTCATTATCAATGTCGTGGCGGCAATATCCTCCGGTGATGTCCCACTAAATGCTGTGCAGGTTTGTGCACTCTCTATCTGTTGAGTGCCATTGAGAATACTCATAAATGACGTGTTGTTTGACATCGTCTACACTTCGACAGCTTTTGTGGGTTAATCTTATTATGGACACTCTCGGCGCATTAGCATTGGCTACTGAACCACCAACCGATCACCTCATGGACAGGACGCCTGTTGGTAGAAGGTACACTCCCTCTGTAAATTTCTATTGATATTTGCAGAAATGAGAGGTCTAGCTTAATTAAGATAATTGATGAGGTTATATatgtcaaaattttattttattttgttaatgagAAACCACATTTATTTTGCTAATGAAAGTCCAACATATGCTAATTCAAATAGAAAGGGAATCCTGAACCGAGATTTGTGAATTCTAGTCTAATCTTACGAATTGAACTCATAACTTTTGGGCTGGATAGGCATAATGTTCCCATATTTTCCTGTTCTATCAAATTCACATATATTTTGGCGTAgcttttccatttccattttagTCCACAGCGCGGTAATATCTTGAATTCTGTATGTGTATCTCTTTTCATGGTGGTACCTAGCGCgctttgttttctctttattttataagcatAGTTCAATTCTATGCAATACAACAGTTTAATAATCTGTTGTTTGTTTCAGTGAACCTCTTATAACAAATATCATGTGGAGAAACCTGCTGATACAGGTAATTTCTTATGGCTTGATTTCTATGCTTTTCAAGATTTCCATATCTTATGGTTCTTGCATTTGAAGAGATTCCTTTATCGTGTATCTTCAGGCATTTTATCAAGTTACTGTGTTGCTTGTCCTCAACTTTCGTGGTCGAAGTTTGCTTCATTTGAACCACTCTCATGTAGAAGCTATCAAAGTGAAGAATACGTTGATTTTCAATGCATTTGTGCTTTGTCAAGTAAGCCCTTTATTCGAGTAATAATTTGGCAGAATTTTATGTActcacttttttttcattggttCCCAACGAAGTAATGCGTGTTTATGCTTGTCGCTTGTgtctcccttttttttctgttttcattTCGTGATCAACCTAGATAGTTTGAGGCttgtttcatatttaaatcttaaccTTGTTTAGTGTTCTTTGTTCAATAAGCTTATTGACTTGTAGTGCTCGAAAGCCAGATGAGAAGTATATATTCAAAGTAATCTTAACCTTGTTTACTGCAggtttttaatgaatttaacgCTCGAAAGCCAGATGAGAAGAATATATTCAAAGGAGTCAATAAAAATTACCTCTTTATTGGGATCATTGGAATTACTCTTGTGCTCCAGGTGAGAACCGTTATTCAACTTTGCTATTATATTTTGAGATTAGCATGTTCTTCacgttaaaattttatatatttcttttttgtcttaGGTTATAATAATCGAGTTTCTGGGGAAATTCACATCCACAGTCAGACTTAATTGGAAGTATTggattatttccataatcatTGGTGTTATCAGGTATGCTTATCTTAAGTTTTATGCTTTTGGTGCCTTAATAACACACTTGACGCCACcataattgtgagatcccgcatcggttggggaggagaacgaaacattctttataagggtgtggaaacctctctttagcagacgtgttttaaaaatcttgagggaaagcccaaaaagaaaagtccaaagaggacaatatctgctagcggtggactgggccgttacaaatggtatcaaagtcgaCACTGAGCGATGTTCTAGCAAGGAGGCCgagtcccaaagggggtggacacgaggcggtgtgccagcaaggatgctgggctccaaaggggtttggattggggggtcccatatcgattggagaaggaaatgagtgctagtgaggatgttggcccgaagggggtggattgtgagatcccatatcggttggagagaagaacgaaacattctttattagctcaaagaggacaataatatctactagctgtggCTTGGACCATCACAATAACACCTTTGCATCTAATGTTGAAAAtcctccaaatttttaatcatCTTTTGATTATATGATTTAGAAGAATACGAGAGTTTTAGAGGATCATATACTGTACTCATTATGTTGCTCCATTTTGGTTTCTGCTAAACAAtctcttattctttttcagttgGCCCCTAGCTCTCCTTGGGAAATTTATACCTGTTCCTGAAACTCCCTTCCATGTGCTTATTATCAGAATCTTCCGTAAACGACGAGCTGGGAGATCGTAATTGCTCTACTTCCACCAATCATTTCACTGGACCTACagcaacattttttttttcttttgagtttgtaGGATAACAGTTTTTATAGGACTCGAGCAACACTCGCCACGACACGATGGATCAGTGTGGAGATTGGTTTTGTGTGCTTCTAAAGGGAAATCTTTCCGAAGGATCGTATAGAAGTCGGATTCAGATAAGTCGTATACTTGACTAACTCGTGACTAACCCAATACGAGAATGGTGGTAAGAGATTGTGTCCCTGTTAAATATAACTATGTTTGTATTCTATAAGTTACAGTTTGTTTCAGTGTCATGTTCATAACTTTGTGATTTGGGGTTGCTTTTGGTTTGAAGATTATGTTAATGTGAAAACACACGGAACAATACTAGAACTATATAAAAGCGTCTTAAATTTGATTCATTTCTATCTTTTATTGTCTTAATTTGAACTGTATTGTGAAAGAGTCTTGTGTTTGATGTGTTTTTGAAGCTATGAAATATCCGGATGATGTGGAATAATGCATTATTATTCAAGTTGTGCAACATATTTAGACATTTGGAAAAGTTAGTGGATGAACTAGGGATCAATTGCTCAAAGAGCTAGAAAGCATATTGTAAATAGGAATTGGGTTATTAGCATGTGTTATGTGTACTTAAGAAAGTGGGAATGGTTGTAATAGTCAACCGGGTTAATGATTTCGTCCCTACTCATGACTGGTATATGGATCTCTTTATTTATGTAGTGGTCGGTCTGATAGAAGCTTGTCTAGAAGTGACTAGTCGCTTCTCGAAAGTCTCTTGACTTTAGTGTAGGTAATCGATCGTCTTGTCTTTCATCTATTGATCAAATATTGAATCAATTGGTTGGTCAAGACTACAACTTGGATGGTTATTTCATGTacaaccaaataaatatagttttctAAGATTAGGACCATCATTCACCGTATCACTAGTCAAGTTCACCCTAGTAACAAACAATACATGCATTAAcgattttaattcaaattcaaatcctGTCGGACTAGATGATAGTTCTCCTCTCACTAATCTCATTTAGACATGAAAATAACTCTGGTCTAGCATGAAAAGTGAGGTATAAAATTTAGCCAATTTGTATACTTGTGCAGAATCGTTAGATCATTATGCtgaactataaaaaaaacaaaaacaaatgtcgaaaatagtgaaaaaaaattattaaaaagaaagtcaGGTAGATGTTGGAGGACTCAATAAAAAGCTACATAGTAGGGTTACAAATCTATTTTCAACCCTTGTTTTAAGAAAGGAAGCTTAGAGTCATATCCCCGGCCAATAGTTATATACTGCGAACTGTTGTTGCCCTCTTGCTTGCATATATAACATCTCTtttggaaatctctctctgccttcattttctaaaactttcttaaaccgaggccagaggctcgtcGCTTGGCTGTAAGcgacgtaagaacgaattggctttagctcacttgttgttggaaagtgagtgttgCACAATCATAAGTCCGCTGCCATTGACTATTGTGTGAATGTTGTTATTGGCTATTaagagagggaaagagaaaaagggaggtagaaaatgaaagtgaaagagaacaaaaataaatactcTAATTGGCTATGGTGTGAATGTTAATAATTATGGCTCAGATTCCTTATTAAGAAGGAGAAATAAGATTAAGATTTAAACGTTatgaacattaatgaaaattggacTTTATCAGAGCCACCATTCTTTACAAATTCTCCTCATCTAgctttatttgttattaattttccTATTCACCTATATGGTTCTAATGGCAACATAGGTATACTAGATTCAATGTTTGTGAATTTTAGTGCATTTTTTATATACACCTACCCAAAGAAGTTTGTTGCGCCGTTGTCAATGAATCTAATTTACCCAAAAGTACCTGTCACCACTATGTCAACGTTCTAAGCATTGCTATTAGTGGAGGCATATGCTTTTACCTAGAAGCGAGTCTAGGTAGACCTTCCTGCACTGCCTACCCGAGTTTGTTAGCTAGTTAACAAGGTGCTCGACGGTCCTCCCCAAGCAGTTTCTCGAGATGTGACCCTGTTGGCCACACCTAAAACACGCTCCAGACCGTGCCAAACATTGTCCCCAATGGTTTTTGCCACACTCACAACACAATGGTTTATAGTCTCCTCTGCCTCTTTGTCGACCTGGTTGTTGGCCACGTTTCGGTTTTTTGTGGTACCTGCCCACCTGTTGTTGTGGTTGTATTAGTGGCTGATGATGTTGTGCAACCTGGTCATAATGTCGCTTTTGTCCTACTACGGGTGTTAGGACTATTGGCCTCCAAAGTTCCTCAACACTGTCCCCTTCCAAAGCCGTGGCGGACCTCAGGGCATCATCATAAGTAGTAGGCGCTATAGCCCCAACAATGCAgcgaatttcttcatccaagCCAAAGATAAACCTCTGCACCTTCTTGATCTCTGTGTCCACCAACTCTAGGGCAAATCGCATCAACCTTATAAAATCTTTCCCATAGGTGCCGACAGAGCGCCCGTTCTGCGTCAATTGAGTGAACTCTTGTTGCTTCTGAAGTCGTGCTTCTTCGGAGTAATActcttcccaaaaggcctcctTGAATTGTGGCCATGAGATCACACCTCCATCAGGGCTGAGGACCTCCCGAGTGAACTCCCACCATATTTCTGCATCGTCCCGTAGCATGAACGATGCTAATGACACTTTCAAGTCATCAGGACAGTTCATGTAATAGAAGATTGTCTCTATTGATGATAGCCATAATTCTGCCACTATCAGATCTTCAGAGGCCCCATTAAAGATGCGGGGGTCATACCTCTTGAAATCTCGCAGGTATCTCGTCTCTCGAGTTGTCGTCGAGCTGTTGGCCACTTGTGCCTGTTGTATAGCCACCATGGTCTGCAACATAGCGTGAAACATCTCCCACATCAAGGTGACTGTGGCCTGATCGAGTCCAACTAGAGGCAATGCCGGAGGTGGTGCAGCTGAGGGTGGGGTCGCTGGGCCTATCCAATTCACCGCTCCTTTTTGAGTCGGGCTCCTTACTACCATACGTCTCTTAATAGGGGGTCGTCCTCCACTACGTCTTATTCCACACCCTCGAGGTGGCATGATCTATCAACCAATACATTTGGTACTAAGTCTGCAACCCTTAACATGAAGTAAATCATACATAGCATCACCATTGCCCATACGTGAAAATCATGAGCATCATTTAAcattatcatttattatctttCATTGGACATACCTGATGGTGACAGAGCTTCCATTGTAAGGCCATCGAAACATGAGCCAACATCGTGGATACTACATAATCTATAAGTCTAGCTTAATTACCAAGCGTAACGacccaattttttaatttaaaaacaaggTCACAATCACCTATATTTTCGCATTAACGATACTTTTTAATCTTATGAGTTATTTTGTCGAATGACCTATCCTGACccaatgaaaaaaatgggaTCACTTCTTATGGACTCGTTGAGAATGATTCTGATCTAGTTCATGGCCTATTAGAAGTAGAAGGCGCTCTGTTGGGATTGGGATCCTCACGGACAGAAAAAGATTGCAGTCGATTTGATAATGATCGAGTGACATTGCTTCTTTGGCCCGAACCCAGGAATCCCTTTGATAATCTTCTTTCGCCAATTGGATCTATGCAACGTAGAGAGTTATAGCTTACTTTACTATTTACTTATAGCTTTCATTTTTAAGTACATTTACATTACCAATTGTATTATGAACTCAACATCTTAGGGTGAGGGTTAGGGAAGTTTGTGTGACAATTAAACCAAGACTCGTTCTTGACAATGTTCGATTTTGATTGGCCAACTAAACTCGGTAATGTCtcacttttgaaaaaaaaacaaaaggtatTGAAAATTATCGAGCGTTAGGAGCTGGTTAAGTGGAGAAATTAAGAACGATAATTCAGCTAATGCATACAAATAACAAAGAGTATGAATGatttaaacatatatattatattcatgcgtttaaatatattaaacacaACGACAAAAACTGTACTCCATAAACGAACATGTAAcggcccatcgctagcagatattgttctcttctAGAGGAAGGTAGAGGaaggttccacacccttataaaggatgtttcgttctcctcctcaactaaGGTGGGACTCTTACCGAGCATGTAAAACGCGTCTAGAGGaaggttccacacccttataaaaggtgggACTCCTACCGagctttcgagcttcccctcaaagctttaaaacgcgtctagaGGAAGGTCCCACACtcgaatgtttcgttctcctcctcaactaaAGTGCGACTCTTACCGAGCATGTAGGAACCTAAGTTCAACTACGAAGAGATGCTACACATGTGTGGTGTTAGTGGAGAGATCAAAGCCACTATCTAAGTCATCAAAGTTGAAATTGACAACATTAGTGCAATGGGCAGTCAAATCATGCGAGTGGTCGACAGAGAAGTTCCACCACAAGAGATGAGGTCTCTACTCAAAGCTCTTTAGTGGGAGTAGCAATATCAAAGAGATTGAAAACCCTATACCTATAAGATATTAATAACGAGTACGATATCTAAGGATCATACAAAAAGTTAAACATGAACTCgtaagaatattaaattaaatatgagaTCAAGGATGATTCTATAAAAACTATGTTTAGGGTTATACTTCCTGAAAATATACCTTCGATCCCGTTTGTCGTC is a window from the Cucurbita pepo subsp. pepo cultivar mu-cu-16 chromosome LG07, ASM280686v2, whole genome shotgun sequence genome containing:
- the LOC111798850 gene encoding uncharacterized protein LOC111798850 translates to MPPRGCGIRRSGGRPPIKRRMVVRSPTQKGAVNWIGPATPPSAAPPPALPLVGLDQATVTLMWEMFHAMLQTMVAIQQAQVANSSTTTRETRYLRDFKRYDPRIFNGASEDLIVAELWLSSIETIFYYMNCPDDLKVSLASFMLRDDAEIWWEFTREVLSPDGGVISWPQFKEAFWEEYYSEEARLQKQQEFTQLTQNGRSVGTYGKDFIRLMRFALELVDTEIKKVQRFIFGLDEEIRCIVGAIAPTTYDDALRSATALEGDSVEELWRPIVLTPVVGQKRHYDQVAQHHQPLIQPQQQVGRYHKKPKRGQQPGRQRGRGDYKPLCCECGKNHWGQCLARSGACFRCGQQGHISRNCLGRTVEHLVN